The Salmo salar chromosome ssa06, Ssal_v3.1, whole genome shotgun sequence genome window below encodes:
- the LOC106607528 gene encoding interferon alpha-6-like — MAIQIIIWMSAFLCLVQVLSMPMPCQLKGQLVRTTQNLLRDMGGHFPVECLQDNVFMEFPATAFATSGGPQLSSSGAKALYETLKNIDTLFGTDELPTMWDQQKLEYFQNIVYRQIEESKCMMSSVDTSDYPIRAEGLKTYFGNIAAVLKEKNFSYCAWEVVRKELLYTLEFILKHNSDSLLWSNRT, encoded by the exons ATGGCAATTCAGATTATCATTTGGATGAGCGCCTTCCTCTGCCTCGTGCAAGTTTTGTCGATGCCCATGCCTTGCCAGCTAAAAGGACAGCTGGTGCGAACAACCCAAAACCTACTGAGAGATATG gGGGGTCATTTTCCTGTGGAGTGCCTGCAGGACAATGTCTTCATGGAATTCCCAGCCACCGCATTTGCAACCTCCGGCGGGCCACAG TTGAGCAGCAGTGGTGCTAAGGCTCTTTATGAGACATTGAAGAACATCGACACATTGTTTGGAACTGACGAACTGCCGACAATGTGGGACCAACAGAAGTTGGAGTATTTTCAGAACATTGTCTACCGTCAGATTGAAGAGAGCAAATGT ATGATGAGCAGTGTGGATACAAGTGATTATCCCATCAGGGCAGAGGGCCTGAAGACATACTTTGGGAACATTGCAGCAGTCCTAAAAGAAAAG AATTTCAGTTACTGCGCCTGGGAAGTGGTTCGAAAAGAACTCCTGTACACCCTAGAATTCATCCTGAAACACAACTCTGATAGCCTTCTGTGGTCCAATAGAACATGA